In a single window of the Flavivirga spongiicola genome:
- a CDS encoding OmpA family protein — protein MKHIITIIILLFVLISNAQENKLKKANQKYNDLSYIDAAKVYLQVAESGYKSEELFKKIGNTYYFKADYKDAEKWYGELYKLNSKTLETEYLLRYSQSLKAVGKEKKAESVYDQFLNTSGILNKEFSSSSDYLEIIEENSNRYNITPLPINSSNADYGAFIHENTIYFASTRNLKKRRSVDVWSNEPFLDIYSVNYNEEENTYSEPVAIKGDVNKRFHESSPAITKDGKTLYFTRTNSTPRIKTNKKDKIQLKIYRATKVGDEWTNIEDLSINGDNYSNVHPALSPDENTLYFASNMPSSIGQTDIFSVSINKDGSFGKPKNLGSKVNTKGRESFPFVTNNYELYFSSDGHFGLGGYDVFYIDLKATGKQLLNVGMPVNGPADDFAFSINNLTKKGFFSSNRTEVDNIYGFTETKSIKELLEAVVTGVVTDKVTGQPIAHATLTINSDDNTIKYDIITREDGSFSTTVNKFKAHTITVKNKGYDTTDTFIAKGEDAYKVDIQLVKNVFEIGPDAMSDLAKMLNTSQIYFDLNKSSIKKEAEIELEKIIAAMKQHPNLKIDVRSHTDSRANDSYNINLSNQRAKATINYLIARGINKDRLTGKGYGESQLLNGCKNGKKCTEAQHQENRRSEFIVLKN, from the coding sequence ATGAAACATATAATAACAATTATAATATTGCTTTTTGTTTTAATTAGCAATGCACAAGAGAATAAGCTAAAAAAAGCAAATCAAAAATATAATGATTTATCATATATAGATGCAGCAAAGGTGTATTTACAAGTGGCCGAATCTGGTTATAAATCAGAAGAACTATTCAAAAAAATAGGAAATACATATTATTTTAAAGCTGATTATAAAGATGCAGAAAAATGGTACGGAGAGTTATACAAATTAAACAGTAAAACACTTGAGACAGAATATTTGTTAAGATACTCACAGTCTTTAAAAGCTGTAGGTAAAGAAAAAAAGGCAGAAAGTGTATATGACCAATTTTTAAATACCTCAGGTATTTTAAATAAAGAGTTTTCTTCATCTTCAGATTATTTAGAAATAATAGAAGAAAACAGCAATAGATATAATATTACCCCATTACCGATAAATTCTAGTAATGCAGATTATGGCGCGTTTATTCATGAAAATACAATATATTTTGCTTCAACAAGAAACTTAAAAAAAAGAAGAAGTGTTGATGTTTGGAGTAATGAACCTTTTTTAGATATCTATAGTGTAAATTATAATGAAGAAGAAAATACTTATAGTGAACCAGTAGCTATAAAAGGTGACGTAAATAAAAGATTTCATGAAAGCTCACCCGCAATCACTAAAGATGGTAAAACACTTTATTTTACAAGAACCAATTCTACACCAAGAATTAAAACCAATAAAAAAGATAAAATACAATTAAAAATTTATAGGGCAACCAAAGTTGGCGATGAATGGACAAATATAGAAGACCTATCAATAAACGGCGATAACTATTCGAATGTACACCCCGCATTAAGTCCCGATGAAAACACTTTGTATTTCGCATCAAATATGCCTTCATCTATAGGTCAAACCGATATTTTTTCAGTATCAATAAACAAAGACGGATCGTTTGGGAAGCCAAAAAACTTAGGTTCCAAAGTAAATACTAAAGGAAGAGAATCGTTCCCATTCGTTACAAATAACTATGAACTTTACTTTTCATCCGATGGTCATTTTGGTCTAGGGGGCTACGATGTATTTTATATAGATTTAAAAGCCACAGGCAAGCAGTTACTTAATGTAGGGATGCCAGTGAATGGTCCAGCAGACGATTTTGCATTTTCAATTAATAACCTCACAAAAAAAGGCTTTTTTAGTTCCAATCGTACAGAGGTCGATAATATATATGGGTTTACAGAAACAAAATCAATAAAAGAATTATTAGAAGCTGTAGTTACGGGTGTGGTTACCGATAAAGTTACAGGGCAGCCTATTGCTCATGCAACATTAACCATTAATAGTGATGATAATACTATTAAATATGATATCATCACTAGAGAAGATGGCTCATTTTCAACAACTGTAAACAAATTTAAAGCTCATACCATTACAGTAAAAAATAAAGGCTACGATACCACAGACACCTTTATAGCCAAAGGAGAAGATGCCTATAAGGTAGATATTCAATTAGTAAAAAATGTATTTGAAATAGGTCCAGACGCTATGTCAGACTTAGCCAAAATGCTAAACACAAGTCAAATATATTTTGATTTAAATAAATCCAGTATTAAAAAAGAGGCAGAAATCGAGTTAGAAAAAATTATAGCAGCTATGAAACAGCATCCTAATTTAAAAATAGATGTACGCTCACATACAGATAGTAGAGCTAACGATTCCTATAATATAAATTTATCTAACCAACGAGCAAAAGCAACCATTAATTATTTAATAGCAAGAGGCATTAATAAAGATAGATTAACAGGTAAAGGTTATGGAGAAAGTCAATTATTGAATGGTTGTAAGAATGGTAAAAAATGTACAGAAGCACAACATCAGGAAAATAGACGGAGTGAGTTTATTGTATTGAAGAATTAA
- a CDS encoding PorP/SprF family type IX secretion system membrane protein: MQLKYLPYLLIGVFLLNVNILLAQQDPHFTQYMYNTVSFNPAYAGSNGTLNANLLHRSQWVGLEGAPTTQLFSINSPVGGGNTALGLSFINDKIGPSQDFYVTVDASYTIPFDNDIRFAFGIKAGLQSLQVDYNKLAIYNPTDARFNENVNNQKPQIGIGSYLYAENWYLGLSIPNVLKTDFYDAVTISTAAKRQHFHLIAGYVFQLNENLKFKPATLVKIVSGAPIAYDLSANFLLNDKITLGGAYRLDASISALAGFQISDSLMIGYGYDFDTTELARYNSGSHEVFLKFEVFNKIKGRTSPRFF; the protein is encoded by the coding sequence ATGCAACTAAAATACTTACCATACTTATTAATAGGAGTGTTCTTATTAAACGTTAACATACTGTTAGCACAGCAAGATCCTCATTTTACACAATATATGTATAATACTGTTTCTTTTAATCCGGCATATGCAGGTAGTAATGGAACTTTAAATGCTAACTTGTTACATCGCTCCCAGTGGGTAGGTTTGGAAGGCGCTCCAACCACACAGCTTTTTTCAATAAATAGCCCCGTAGGAGGTGGCAACACGGCATTAGGCTTATCATTTATAAACGATAAGATAGGCCCCTCCCAAGACTTTTATGTTACAGTTGATGCATCTTATACTATACCTTTTGATAATGATATAAGATTTGCTTTTGGTATAAAAGCAGGATTACAATCCTTACAAGTAGATTATAATAAGCTAGCTATTTATAACCCTACAGATGCTCGGTTTAACGAAAACGTTAACAATCAGAAGCCTCAAATAGGTATTGGAAGTTATCTATATGCCGAGAATTGGTATTTGGGACTTTCAATACCCAATGTATTAAAAACAGATTTCTATGACGCTGTAACTATATCTACCGCAGCAAAGCGTCAGCATTTTCATCTTATTGCAGGCTATGTATTTCAATTAAACGAAAACTTAAAATTTAAACCAGCAACATTAGTTAAAATTGTTTCCGGAGCTCCAATAGCATATGATCTATCAGCTAATTTTTTATTAAATGACAAGATTACACTTGGAGGGGCTTATCGTTTAGACGCTTCAATTAGTGCTTTAGCAGGATTTCAAATATCTGATAGTTTAATGATAGGATACGGTTATGACTTTGATACTACGGAATTAGCTAGATATAATTCAGGATCACATGAGGTATTTTTAAAGTTTGAAGTATTCAACAAGATAAAAGGTAGAACATCACCTAGATTTTTCTAA
- a CDS encoding gliding motility-associated C-terminal domain-containing protein — protein MKTHKNVALGLFLFVSLITMAQTSNLGELSILPNTQMGVVDDFNNTTTASVMNNGELFVYSNFNNDGLFSYFDSNNNGLTRFEGTSIQQITGNALSEFYNVLFNNTSSAFSFELSGDISVVNTAEFFQGIVKNDDFGGNITFEQLADHINTSNTSYVDGSVYKNGDTAFEFPIGDNGFYRSSAISTPDNSNDIFASKYFLENSDTLHPHALATGVIEFIDNTEYWTITRDQGVANVIVTLSWDTNTTPLEISNAPATAIRIVRWDAIQGFWVDEASIVDIDNQTVTTVAEVSGYGVFTLATVKEDIILLDDVIVYNGLSPNGDGNNDFFLIDGIAKYPDNTVQIFNRWGVKVFETTSYNETNNVFKGISDGRITINEKEQLPVGTYFYIVEYNPGGNQSQAVKKAGYLYINTDKN, from the coding sequence ATGAAAACACATAAAAATGTAGCACTTGGATTATTTCTATTTGTGAGTTTAATAACTATGGCACAAACATCAAATCTTGGAGAGCTATCTATTCTCCCCAATACACAAATGGGAGTTGTAGATGATTTTAACAATACCACGACAGCAAGTGTAATGAATAATGGAGAACTGTTTGTGTACTCCAATTTTAATAACGATGGATTATTCTCATATTTCGATTCAAATAATAATGGATTAACACGTTTTGAAGGAACAAGCATACAGCAAATAACAGGTAACGCACTAAGTGAGTTTTATAATGTATTATTTAATAACACATCATCTGCATTTTCCTTTGAATTGAGTGGAGATATAAGCGTTGTAAATACTGCTGAGTTTTTTCAAGGTATTGTTAAAAATGATGATTTTGGAGGAAATATAACCTTTGAACAATTAGCAGATCATATAAACACATCTAATACAAGTTATGTTGATGGATCAGTATATAAAAATGGAGATACTGCTTTTGAGTTTCCTATCGGTGATAATGGGTTTTATAGAAGTTCAGCTATTTCTACACCAGATAACAGCAATGATATATTTGCTTCTAAGTATTTTTTAGAAAATAGTGATACCCTGCATCCTCATGCATTGGCAACTGGTGTTATTGAATTTATAGATAATACAGAATATTGGACGATTACCAGAGATCAAGGAGTTGCTAATGTTATAGTAACACTTAGCTGGGATACTAATACGACACCTTTAGAAATAAGTAATGCACCAGCTACTGCAATACGCATAGTGCGCTGGGATGCTATTCAAGGTTTTTGGGTGGACGAAGCAAGTATTGTAGATATAGACAACCAGACTGTTACAACAGTAGCTGAAGTTTCAGGTTATGGTGTTTTTACACTAGCCACAGTAAAAGAAGATATTATTCTACTCGATGATGTGATAGTATATAATGGACTAAGCCCCAATGGTGATGGCAATAACGATTTTTTCCTTATAGATGGAATTGCAAAATACCCTGATAATACAGTTCAAATTTTTAATCGCTGGGGTGTAAAAGTATTTGAAACAACCAGCTATAACGAAACCAACAATGTATTTAAAGGCATATCGGATGGTAGAATAACTATAAACGAAAAAGAACAATTACCAGTTGGCACCTATTTCTATATTGTAGAATACAATCCTGGAGGTAATCAATCACAAGCTGTTAAAAAAGCAGGGTATTTATATATAAATACAGACAAAAATTAA
- a CDS encoding beta strand repeat-containing protein: MIQKQAYSWITMALFFMATVTIQAQDYIVTDYADTNTPGTLRWSINQANGAAGPHTITFDGTGGTIDLTANLPLISTADITIDGTSAGGEASVIIDAGAGDNGRYIFRVQAGGTNATLRGMTLLDSGNNAIILNGSPTGVVIEDIIVTNSVTTCDCIDSAVYVPNNAIDLTIRNVVMTEGQTGQYGIIIAGTSNNVTIDKFILSKSDPSMGIRFSGAANNVNILNTTLDLQRDGSGSSGDYGIYFISAATNITIDELEVNNADGVGLYFTSTADIIRIDDSRFSNATGETNAIEIRFAGVATDVIMNTVTLDLDHTLTTNDGDYGIYFNTTANQITLNGITMHDPEVHGIFIGGVATDITLTNSTFDNFDGSGTNEMIRFNNVVNGITMTDVTIDADFSGTTDDGNTALYFLSDINQDDSKNATFTNLDIRNADSFQFHAARAVNNFTVEGSTFTGNTEANAAGMGIDLGYNYIKRDILINNNTFLNLQQNGILIDTDGTNATSNIKITNNTISGTTANGAFPGNGIIVWEHNGVTDFEISGNTIFDNAAAGIAISHTDGINISQNSIYNNALIGIDNQNNNGGNDLEQIDGDTPLILNSVNTGVDTYDVTFTTPPTTVCNPCDIEFFTNQASDSPYNGRTYVHTETGLSGATTYTRSINSGGENIGFWTTTLKSINLNSSVSEFGDAYKINPTLGPGGVTAGLNLWLRADVGTTPTSTGTLTGWENLAQFNVAGQFGARPLPSLIDGSATLFNFNKAVQFTATNQKIGNVTSATLGTSSYDIFTLTKEGMTGSRFFNIGRDNITLNGTNWDSPGLYTSGAIAIRNRGGGLPYLSNPGGTFSATIPSITYNRFTDVSVTKGFNGANTGGIGAHGSTGSPMGGYVLGDTRSTGTGGDDSGFIGTVGEFIAYNRNLSATERRQVDSYMAIKYGLTLDLTVASNNYLLSDASVIWNATANSAYNNDIAGIGRDDKSALSQKQSKSVNADAIVTIGLGGIAATNIANANTFTTDKDFLIWGNDNASIDFQTTELPAGALALQRIGREWKVQENGSVSNQTIAFSNINVSSIAYDYELYVDTDGDGNFANATIITGGVESGGTITFAGVDLNHNDVFTLGVTIPIPGGISNGLSAWYRSSENITTTSWPDDGPVGSFDLTKVGSPTLMPTAINFNPGVDFPGSRGNRYERVIAPLSGGSNATVFYVGTANRLASGDEIKVGFGTSYDNPTIGSFNRKIGHYDGNYGTGTNGDDVVEQDEPYMHTTSWLNATAPEYSFNGLNAVASNGMRISVPAGSRLHFGADIGGGDDSGKGIITEVVIYNTKLTPVEREQVESYLALKFGITLDQTTARNYVASDASVVWNATTNSLYNNDIAGIGKDDLTALNQKQSKSINEDAMVTIGLGGIAATNIANVNTFTTNKDYLIWGNDNASIDLQTTELPASAGALQRIGREWKVQENGSVNNQTIAFSNIGISPLAYNFELFVDTDGDGDFTNATVIGGVESGGVITFSGVDLNNNDLFTLGFTQPSPGGVTNSLSAWFEANQGATTALWEDQSGNNRDAAGRSLAGGPTGTMINFNPSMSFVGASINEAYDISGLGLGLFTNGNFSNAAFSVGSGTGGAWLSSGAVGTDRSMFLRNSPTSTSFDLYNRGFSPGGASTETRMMSVAYASGTSTRSISLNSMAPSTNSSATLNFLPGQAIIGHDLSSGTNRYNGDLPEVIFHKDVDLTAIETLRIESYLAIKYGLTLDQSSLTNYLASDASVIWDATTNSLYNYDIAGIGRDDLSGLTQKQSKSVNTDAIVTIGLGGIAATNIANANTFTTNKDFLVWGNDNASTAVVNSGIPSAFSEKTARNWLVNETGAVGSTLIQIPNSAVAGFSSTTELMLFVADDSGFTTNVVTVPLVQNGANWEVIYDFDGTKYFTFGIVAPSDFMRHGKNFQNGVEQKMKF, translated from the coding sequence ATGATACAAAAACAAGCATATAGTTGGATAACCATGGCCCTGTTTTTTATGGCTACGGTTACCATACAAGCACAAGATTATATTGTAACTGATTATGCAGATACAAATACACCTGGGACTTTGCGTTGGAGTATAAACCAAGCCAATGGTGCAGCAGGGCCGCATACAATTACATTTGATGGTACAGGAGGAACTATTGATTTAACAGCAAATTTACCTTTAATAAGCACAGCAGATATTACCATAGACGGTACATCTGCTGGTGGAGAAGCCTCTGTGATTATAGATGCAGGAGCAGGAGATAATGGACGATATATATTTAGGGTTCAAGCAGGAGGAACCAATGCAACCTTGAGGGGGATGACTTTGCTAGACTCCGGTAATAACGCAATTATATTAAACGGTAGTCCAACTGGAGTAGTTATTGAAGACATAATTGTTACAAATTCTGTAACTACTTGTGACTGCATTGACAGTGCGGTTTATGTTCCTAATAATGCAATAGATTTAACGATTAGAAATGTAGTAATGACAGAAGGACAAACTGGACAATATGGAATTATTATTGCAGGTACTTCTAATAACGTTACTATTGACAAGTTTATTTTGTCAAAATCAGATCCTAGTATGGGTATAAGATTTTCAGGTGCTGCTAATAATGTTAATATTTTAAATACAACATTAGATTTACAAAGAGATGGATCAGGAAGTAGTGGGGATTATGGAATCTATTTCATAAGTGCAGCTACGAACATTACTATAGATGAACTAGAAGTAAATAACGCAGACGGTGTTGGGCTTTATTTTACTAGTACAGCAGACATTATAAGGATTGATGATTCTCGATTTAGTAATGCAACTGGAGAAACGAATGCAATTGAGATACGTTTTGCAGGTGTTGCAACTGATGTTATCATGAATACTGTTACTTTAGATTTAGATCATACTTTAACTACAAATGATGGAGACTATGGTATCTATTTTAATACTACTGCAAACCAAATTACACTTAATGGAATAACCATGCATGATCCTGAGGTTCATGGTATTTTTATTGGAGGTGTTGCTACAGATATTACCTTAACCAATTCGACCTTTGATAATTTTGATGGATCAGGAACTAATGAAATGATTCGTTTTAACAATGTTGTGAATGGAATTACGATGACCGATGTTACTATTGATGCAGATTTTTCAGGTACAACTGATGATGGAAACACAGCTCTCTATTTTCTTTCAGATATAAATCAAGATGACTCGAAAAATGCAACATTTACAAATTTGGATATAAGAAATGCTGATAGTTTTCAATTCCATGCTGCAAGAGCTGTAAATAATTTCACGGTTGAAGGCTCTACTTTTACAGGGAATACTGAAGCAAACGCGGCAGGTATGGGGATAGACTTAGGCTATAACTACATAAAGAGAGATATTTTAATAAATAATAATACCTTTTTAAACCTACAGCAAAATGGGATACTTATAGATACAGATGGTACTAATGCCACCTCAAACATTAAAATAACCAATAATACTATTAGCGGTACCACTGCTAATGGTGCCTTTCCTGGAAATGGTATTATTGTTTGGGAACATAATGGAGTTACAGATTTTGAAATTTCAGGCAATACCATATTTGATAACGCAGCAGCAGGTATAGCCATCTCACATACGGATGGTATAAATATTTCCCAAAATAGTATCTATAATAATGCTTTGATCGGGATTGACAATCAAAATAACAATGGAGGGAATGACCTTGAACAAATAGATGGTGATACCCCTCTTATTTTAAATTCTGTAAATACAGGTGTAGATACATATGACGTTACGTTTACTACCCCTCCTACTACAGTTTGTAACCCTTGTGATATAGAATTTTTTACCAATCAAGCTTCCGATTCGCCTTATAATGGCCGTACTTATGTACATACAGAAACAGGGCTTTCAGGAGCAACAACCTACACAAGAAGCATTAATAGTGGTGGAGAAAACATAGGTTTTTGGACCACTACATTAAAATCCATAAACTTAAATAGCTCCGTATCTGAATTTGGTGATGCATATAAAATTAACCCAACATTAGGCCCAGGTGGTGTTACTGCAGGTCTTAATTTATGGCTTCGTGCAGATGTAGGTACTACACCTACTTCAACAGGAACATTAACAGGATGGGAAAATTTAGCTCAGTTCAATGTTGCAGGTCAATTTGGTGCAAGACCACTACCCTCTCTTATTGATGGTAGTGCTACTTTGTTCAACTTTAATAAAGCAGTTCAATTTACTGCAACCAATCAAAAAATCGGAAATGTTACTTCTGCAACTTTAGGAACTAGTAGTTATGACATATTCACGCTTACTAAAGAAGGAATGACTGGCTCAAGGTTTTTCAATATTGGTAGAGACAATATTACTTTAAATGGAACCAATTGGGATTCACCTGGATTATATACCAGTGGTGCTATTGCAATTCGAAATAGAGGAGGTGGACTTCCATATCTTTCTAACCCTGGTGGTACATTTAGTGCAACGATCCCCTCTATTACTTATAATAGGTTTACAGATGTGTCTGTAACAAAAGGATTTAACGGTGCAAACACAGGTGGTATTGGGGCTCATGGCTCAACAGGATCGCCTATGGGTGGATATGTTTTGGGAGATACTCGTAGTACTGGAACTGGTGGAGATGATTCTGGATTCATAGGAACAGTTGGTGAATTTATAGCCTATAATAGAAACCTCTCTGCAACAGAAAGAAGACAAGTAGATAGTTATATGGCTATTAAATATGGTCTTACATTAGACCTGACAGTAGCAAGCAATAATTATTTATTAAGTGATGCTTCTGTTATTTGGAATGCAACAGCCAATTCTGCATATAATAATGATATAGCAGGTATTGGTAGAGATGATAAATCAGCCTTAAGCCAAAAACAATCCAAGTCTGTAAATGCAGATGCTATAGTAACTATAGGTTTGGGAGGTATTGCAGCAACAAATATTGCTAATGCTAACACATTTACAACCGATAAAGACTTTCTTATTTGGGGTAATGATAATGCCAGTATAGATTTTCAAACTACCGAGTTACCAGCAGGAGCATTAGCATTACAACGTATAGGTAGAGAATGGAAAGTACAAGAAAATGGGAGTGTAAGCAACCAAACAATAGCATTTAGTAATATTAATGTGAGCTCAATAGCTTATGATTATGAATTATATGTAGATACGGATGGAGATGGCAATTTTGCCAATGCTACAATTATTACTGGAGGTGTTGAATCTGGTGGTACAATTACGTTTGCAGGAGTAGATTTAAACCATAATGATGTATTTACTTTAGGCGTAACTATTCCAATTCCTGGTGGGATTTCGAATGGGCTATCTGCCTGGTATCGATCTAGTGAGAATATTACAACTACCTCATGGCCAGATGATGGTCCCGTTGGTAGTTTTGACTTAACCAAAGTAGGTTCACCAACGTTAATGCCTACGGCTATTAACTTTAATCCTGGTGTAGATTTCCCTGGTAGTAGAGGAAATAGATATGAGCGAGTAATAGCACCTTTGTCTGGTGGTTCTAATGCCACTGTATTTTATGTGGGTACTGCTAATAGACTTGCAAGTGGTGATGAGATAAAAGTTGGCTTTGGAACATCTTATGATAATCCTACCATAGGCTCGTTTAACAGGAAAATAGGACATTATGATGGTAATTATGGGACAGGTACAAATGGAGATGATGTAGTAGAACAAGATGAACCCTATATGCACACTACCTCATGGCTCAATGCTACAGCGCCAGAATATAGCTTCAATGGTTTAAATGCAGTAGCATCAAACGGTATGCGTATATCAGTTCCAGCGGGGTCAAGATTACATTTTGGCGCAGATATAGGTGGTGGAGATGATTCAGGAAAGGGTATTATAACGGAAGTGGTTATCTATAATACAAAGCTTACACCAGTGGAGCGCGAACAAGTAGAGAGTTACTTAGCATTAAAGTTTGGTATTACCCTGGATCAAACAACAGCAAGAAATTATGTAGCTTCAGATGCTTCTGTAGTATGGAATGCAACCACAAATAGCCTTTATAATAATGATATAGCAGGTATAGGTAAAGATGATTTAACTGCATTAAACCAAAAGCAATCCAAATCTATAAACGAAGATGCTATGGTTACCATAGGTTTGGGAGGTATTGCAGCAACAAATATTGCTAATGTTAACACATTTACAACCAACAAAGACTATCTTATTTGGGGTAATGATAATGCTAGTATAGATTTACAAACTACCGAGTTACCAGCAAGCGCAGGAGCATTACAACGTATAGGTAGAGAATGGAAAGTACAAGAAAATGGGAGTGTAAATAACCAAACAATAGCATTTAGTAATATTGGTATTAGCCCATTAGCTTATAATTTCGAATTATTTGTAGATACGGATGGCGATGGAGATTTTACCAATGCTACAGTAATTGGCGGTGTTGAATCTGGTGGCGTAATTACATTTTCAGGAGTAGATTTAAACAATAATGACCTATTTACTTTAGGATTTACACAGCCATCTCCAGGAGGCGTTACGAATAGTTTATCTGCTTGGTTTGAAGCAAATCAAGGCGCAACAACTGCACTTTGGGAAGATCAAAGCGGAAATAACCGTGATGCAGCTGGAAGATCTCTTGCTGGAGGGCCTACAGGAACAATGATAAACTTTAATCCATCTATGTCCTTTGTCGGTGCATCAATTAATGAGGCCTACGATATTAGTGGCTTAGGCTTAGGTTTGTTTACTAATGGAAACTTTAGCAATGCAGCCTTTTCTGTAGGTTCTGGAACCGGAGGAGCTTGGTTAAGTTCAGGGGCAGTTGGTACCGATAGATCAATGTTTTTGAGAAATTCTCCTACATCTACATCTTTTGATTTATATAATAGAGGATTTAGTCCAGGAGGAGCTTCTACAGAAACGAGAATGATGAGTGTCGCTTATGCATCTGGAACATCTACTCGATCTATTTCTTTGAATAGTATGGCACCCAGTACAAATTCTTCAGCTACATTAAATTTTTTACCAGGTCAGGCTATTATAGGACATGACCTTAGCTCAGGAACTAATAGATATAATGGAGACTTACCTGAAGTTATTTTTCATAAAGATGTTGATTTAACAGCCATAGAAACGTTAAGAATAGAATCCTATTTAGCAATTAAATATGGCTTAACGTTAGATCAGAGTTCTTTAACAAATTACTTAGCATCAGATGCTTCTGTAATTTGGGATGCAACCACAAATAGCCTTTATAATTATGATATAGCTGGTATAGGTAGAGACGATTTAAGTGGCTTAACTCAAAAGCAATCTAAATCTGTAAATACAGATGCTATTGTTACTATAGGTTTGGGAGGTATTGCGGCAACAAATATTGCCAATGCCAACACATTTACAACCAATAAAGATTTTCTTGTTTGGGGTAATGATAATGCCAGTACAGCAGTAGTAAACTCAGGTATTCCAAGTGCGTTTTCAGAAAAAACAGCCCGTAATTGGTTGGTAAATGAAACTGGAGCTGTTGGCAGCACCTTGATACAGATACCTAACAGTGCTGTTGCAGGGTTTAGCAGTACTACCGAACTCATGCTATTCGTAGCAGACGATTCTGGATTTACTACTAATGTAGTAACAGTGCCACTTGTACAGAATGGTGCTAATTGGGAAGTTATCTATGATTTTGATGGAACTAAATATTTCACTTTTGGAATTGTTGCCCCAAGTGATTTTATGAGACATGGTAAAAACTTTCAAAATGGAGTAGAACAAAAAATGAAATTTTAA